The genomic stretch CTGGTACACCAGAAACCGTCGCCGCTTGTGATGCTTCCCACACGGGTAAGTACTTGAAGCCTTTATTGTCTTAATCTAAAAAAGCCTCTATGATTGGTGCATAATAACGATAACAATACGATTATGCACCAACTGCTCGCTCCGAAAAACGTTACGGCATTAATGGCTAAGCTGCGCTTTGCTTGTAGTCAATTTTGGCAAAGTCTTAGTTTGCCTCAGCGCTATTACCTCGTAGCCTTTGTGTTAGCGGTGTATAGCGTGGCTGAAGCCGTCGATAACTACCTTATCAATGGCTTAATTTTAATCACCACAGTAACGGCATTATGCTACGAGTTTTGGCCTCGGATCATGACTTTTTGGCATAGCGTTCCCGGTAAAGCAGTGATACTGCTATTCTATGCGTTTATCGCTAATTTCGTGTTAGTACAAGCCGATGGCCGCATCAACGACCTCACCGGTGTCAGCACCGATAATTTTCCCTATACGCACAACCTCAGCGTGTTGTTATCACTGCCCACTTGGTTTTTTATCACCAGCACCTTAGCGCTTATCCTATTGCAGCTGTTGATGACCTTTTATGTGGTGCTACTGTTTGTTTTAAAACCCTTTGGTATTAAGCCATTTTGGCATCAAAATCACTACCGTTTTCCCGTAACCACGGCGGTGATTCGCTTGGTGCTCTGTTTTGTATTGCTTGCCTTTTTGCTAATTGCTGTGGCCCGCTCTGGCGCTTCGGATACTCTGGCCAGTTTTGCCAATGATGTAAAAGTGACAGAGCAAGGATTTAGCTTTAATGGCATAGGGATCCAAGCCACGATAAACCCTAATTTAACTCCAGTAGAAATTGAGCAAGAGTTAGCTAAGCAAAAGGGTGACCTTCCCCAGCCTAAAGCAGCTTCATCGGGCTTGCTGTTGAGTGAAGAAGACAAACCGACACAGCAGGGGAAAAACTACAATGATGCCCTTAACTCGCTGTTAGCGTATTTTATTTTTCGTTTTGAGTCGGATGAGGGGTCTCGCTGTGAGCATGCCCCTGGCACTAATGTTATTGAGCTCAATGACTATGAGATACTCGAGATCCAACCCGACGATAGCGCACAATATGGCTATACCTACACAGTAAAACCCTGTATTTCAGCTGCAATTGGCCACCAATTTAAGACTCAAGCAGATAAGCCGTAAGCGCCTCGCGTTCAGCATCACTTAGGGCCTGCGCCTTTTTCGCGGCAAAATCATAACGCACCATGGTGGTTTTGCCCTCGGCACAGCACTGGCCATGTTGCCACGCTTGCTGATTAATCACAAAGGAGCTGTTGCCGATACGCTCTATGGCGGTTTTAATTTCGACTTCTTGGCCATAAAACAGCTCACCTTTAAACGTCACCTCTACTTTCGCCACAATGAGCTTCCATTGCTTAGGATCCAGTTCTGGAGTAAAAATTTTAAAGATTGGGGTACGCGCAGCTTCAAACCATACAGGGAGTACGGTATTGTTAATATGTCCAAGCACGTCGGTATCACTAAAACGCGGCATCAGCTTTTCAGACAACATAATAACTCCAATAAAAACTAGGGAAACACATGAGTGATTTTATTCGCGTTTACGATAACGCACTCAGTTCAGAATTTTGCGATGAGTTTGTCCAGACATTTGAGCAAAGCCCCCATTTAAAGCCGGGGACAACCTCGGGTGGTGTCGATTTAAGCAAAAAAGTAAGTCACGACCTCTATCTCAACTCTTACCCAGACTATGCCAAACAGCTACAGCATATTCAACAAGTTACGGCTAAGCACCTGTTTAACTATCTAGAAGAGCACTTTTTTATGCTGATTGGTGCATTTGGACTCAAGGTATACCACCCAAAAACAGGCCAGCCCGTTGACTTAACCGTTGATAACTTTGCCGAAGTGGGTAAGCCACAGCTACCTGTGTTAGCACAACAGCTATTTCGACTTGGCCCTATTCAGGCTCAGCGTTATCAAGTCAATAAAGGTGGTTACCCCTACTGGCATAGCGAAGTGTACCCGCAACACGACCATAATGAAGCGCTGCATCGGATATTACTGTTTATGTTTTATCTTAATGATGTCGAAGAAGGGGGCGAAACCGAGTTTTACTATCAAAACCGTAAAATTGCACCTAAGTGCGGCTCGATGGTGATCGCACCGGGTTATTTTACCCATACTCACCGCGGTAACATGCCGATTTCTAACGACAAATACATCCTCACCTCGTGGGTGTTATTTAATCGTGCAGAGCAACTGTACGGCACGCCAAAATAACGGCAACAGTCCGGGTTGGCTGTTAACCTATCACTCGCGGCGGATTGCTAGCGCCGCGCCGTAATAAAGTCGACCCACTGTTGTAGCAACTCGATAAAGTCTTCATAGCCACACACAGCATACAGCCCTGCCTCATCAACGGCCAAGGCATCTTCTTGGTAACACTGCAACTGTTCATCATCATGAAACAATGCATGACTCTCGAACACTGCTTCTTGTGCTGTGAAGGTAACGCGGATCTCTTTTCCTGGGATCATCAGCTCAGGCGTTGTTGGCGTGAAGCCTTGCAATGTTGTCAGCAATTGCGCGGCGGCTTGATGGCTGAGCTCATCGTTTAACCAACGTGCCACTAAGGTATGTTCATCACTACAGCGCACCGCAAACCCCGAAATAGGATCGCGGATAAATTGATATTCCATAACCACTACTTAATGTGTACAACTTAACGCTATTATACCTTACCCTCTGCAATTCCCCTATCTCTACAGGTAGCGTTGGAGTCACTGTTAACGCTTGATATAATACCGCCTTGTTCGCTGCAACCTTGGCTCACACATGTCGCCTATTGAAATTTTATTCCCACTTATTTTTATTGTCTTAAGCGGCTTTATCAGTGCCAAGATAAATTTTATTCCCAGCCAACAGTTAGATGGCTTAAGAACCTTTGTTTTTTCTCTTTGTATTCCCACTTTATTATTTACCAGCATGTACCAGGCCGATCTGGGCAGTTTGGCCACCAGCACACTGCTGCTGACTTTTTACTTACCTGTGGCCAGTTGTTTTATCGCCGTTTATATTCTGCTTCGAAGAGCAGTAAAAACAGCAAAAGCCGATGCTGCCACACTGGCGTTAGCGGGCACCTACTCCAACACGGTGTTAGTAGGCTTACCAATTATTTTAACCGCCTTAGGTAAGCAGGCTGGCGCCATGGTATTTATGATCATTACCTTTCATAGTGCGATGTTATTTTCATTCACCTTTTTGCTGGCGACACCAAAGAGAAACAAACTAAAAGTACTTAAACCTCTGATACTTAACCCGATAGTGCTCAGCATCAGTGGCGGCTTAGTGTTTAATTACCTTGGTATTTCGCTGCCTAAACTATTGACCCAGGGGTTAGAGTGGCTGGCAAAGCCCGCCATTCCAGGCGCACTGTTTATTCTTGGCGCAAGTCTTGTTAGCTATGGTGTTAAAGGCCGGCTGCGCAGTGCGCTGGGGCTAAGTTTTATCAAACTTTTGCTGTTACCAGGGCTAGTTTACTGCTTGGCGCAGGTGGTAGGGTTACCACTACTTGAGACTCAGGTGATCACCTTGATGAGCGCATCGCCGCTTGGGGTAAACGCGTATTTGGTGGCGCGGCAACTCGATAGTCAACAACCAGCACTAGCTGCCACTGTGGTTTTATCCACCCTGCTAAGCATGGTGAGCTTAACAGGTTGGCTGTACTTGATTATTTGATGTTTAATAGCGCGGTGGATTGTATTTTGCCGCATCAATGATGGACCATAAATGGAATACGGCTGCTATCACCGCAGGCACCACCAAGAACCATAGGGCATAGCCACCTACGACGACAATTGCAAACAGCAGTGCCGCCAAAATACGGCCTTGAACCAGTTGCCCTAAACCAGGGAAAAATACATTACATATTGCTGCGATGACGTTACCACCAGAACCTTGTCCAGACATAGTTACCTCACTTAGTCTTATTTATCTGTTTGTTCTATTACTTCAGATTCTATGCCACTTTATAACACAATGATTTTAAAAGAAATCATTGATGTGACCTATTCTTTACCCACCACTTATTGGCGCATTAGACTAACTTTTAGCTTAAAAATTAGCTATATTGATTGCCGACAATACCTTGCACAGCATATGAGCACGAGGTTATTCATGATAATAACACGCTCCTTAGCATGGGCTGCTATTTAGAATAGGCTAAAACAATAACTAAAACAGGATTTAATATGCTTAGTAAGCTGACTACGCCACTCACCAAGCTGGTTGAAAAATACCTCCCTGACCCTTTTGTCATCGTCTTGCTACTGACGTTTGTGGTGCTCACATTGGCCACTTTAGTGACACCTGCCACTCCCATTGCAGTGCTTGAGTCATGGGGAAATGGTTTTTGGAAGTTGCTCACTTTTGCCATGCAAATGCTTTTAGTGCTGCTGTGCGGCCATATGCTGGCCGTGACGCCTTTAGTATCAAAAGCGCTGGATAGGCTAGCAGGCATGGCCAAGAGTCCAGCTCAAGCTATTTTATTAACTACTTGGGTCGCCATGCTGGCCAGCTGGCTAAACTGGGGATTTGGCTTGGTCGTGGGGGCTTTATTTGCTAAAGCCATTGCGCGTAAAGTCGCGGTTGACTACCGAGTATTAGTCGCCAGTGCTTACTCTGGGTTTATTGTCTGGCATGCCGGTTTTTCCGGTTCTATTCCACTAACTATTGCTACCCCTGGGCATTTTAGCGAGGCCAGCATGGGAATAGTCTCCACCTCAGAAACGCTTTTCTCACCTTTTAACTTGCTGATGCTAGCCAGTATTTTTATTGTGCTGCCTATACTTAACCGCATGATGTTACCCGCGCCATCACAGCAAGTACTGGTGGATAAAACTAAGCTGACACCGCCAACCCGTGCCAAATTGACTACCGACACCCCTGCAGCCAAGCTAGAGCACGCGGCCTGGATAGGTATCCTGGCAGGTTTAGTTGGTTTGACTTATCTGATTTATTACTTTGTTTTTGCCGCAGGTAGCTTAACGCTCAACAGTGTTATCGCGTTGTTTTTATTTCTCGCCATGCTATTGCATCGCACTCCAGCTAATCTCTTACATAGTTTGCAGCAAGCCATTTCCGGTGGTGCCGGCATTGTTATCCAGTTCCCCTTTTACGCCGGGATCATGGCGGTTATGGTAGACACTGGCTTAGCACAGCAAATCTCGCAAGGGTTCACCGCCATTAGCAACCAAACCACTTTGCCACTGTGGAGCTTCTTGAGTGCCGGATTGGTCAATATCTTTGTGCCCTCCGGCGGCGGTCAGTGGGCCGTGCAAGCTCCCATTATTATCCCTGCCGCACAAGCACTCGATGCCGATATTGCCAAGGTAGCCATGGCTGTAGCGTGGGGGGATGCTTGGACCAATCTGATCCAACCGTTTTGGGCGTTACCCGTTTTAGCCATTGCCGGCCTCAAGGCGCGCGATATGATGGGCTTTTGCTTGGTGCAGCTGCTGGTCACCGGTGTCATACTCGGTGCTTTACTGTTGTTACCACTATAACAGCATTCGCGGCGCGTCATGGCGCCGCATTTAACTCGATAGGATGGTCATCGGCAAGCTTAAAATCACACTCTCGGAATCAGCGAAGTGCATCATCACCGCAATGTGCCCCGCCATGACCAATACATACATCAGCCCCGCCACCACTTGAGCATAACGATTAAGTGGTAATAAGTGGCTATTATGGCGAGTTCGCCATTCCAGCAGGATCTCAACGCTGCCTATAATAATAAATAACACCAGTAGAGCTAAACCAAAAACATAGCTTATCCATAACCCTAATAATACTCCCATTAAACATGCAGAAAGCCCAAGCCAAGAGCGCATCGAGAAACTGATGCTTTTTAGCACATGGCCACCGTCTAAAGGCAGAATTGGTAATAAGTTAAACAGATTGAGTAAGGCGCTGAGTACTGCGACCCCGGCAAAGATCTCCATCTCAGTGATATAATAAAGCACCACCCCTAACACCGATGTGAGCAAACCAAATGCCGGCCCCATCAAAGAAATGACCACATCTTGCCAACGGGTGGTGATTTTATCGTCGCTCACAGCCAGACCGCCAACAAATGGAATTAAATAAATTCCTTTGGTTTTAATATTAAAGTAACGCATCGCCCATACATGGCCGTACTCATGCACCACTAAGCAGGCAATTAGCATCACCGCAAATTGCCAAGAAAACAACCATGCATAACCGGCTACCGAAGCGCCAGCTAAGGCGGCTTTAACCACTTTAGCACTTTTAAATAACTTAAAACCGAGAGCAGCAAGTCCCAAGATACTGCGTTTTTCTTTCACTGCATGGTTGGGTACTTCAAGCCACTGCTGAGCCGAATCATCGATAGCAACCCCCAACAGTCCTTGTGGTAGCTGAGTGGTATCCAGTACCAACTGCTGCTGAGCTACTTCGGCATAGACACACCCCGAAGTTTCATCAAAGGCGATGGCTTGACCATCAACAAAAACCTGTACCACCTGATGCTGATTAAAGAAAATACTGACTGGCTTGCCGCCAAGGCTGAGTTCGAGCTTATTCATAGTGAAGTATTATTACCACCGATTGCTGCAGCGCCAGAACCGGCGCAAGTTCATGACGGCTATTATCTGTAAAAGTGATGACGACTAAAAGCGCTTTGTCACCGAAAACTGAAAACTGGACAGAAAACCTGCCAATTGCCACAGAAACACGATCAATGACCAAGTAGATTTTCCTACTATTTAGACTTTTTGTACTAGACTTAGTTGAGGTATAGGTATACGAAGGAATTGTTAATGTCACTAGCAAAATACCGAACAATGGTAGTAGATGATTCACCAGCGATTTTAGTGGTTATGCAAGCCATTATGACTGAGCTGGGGATTGATCACGTTACCACTTGCAGCAGTGCCGTCTCGGCAGCAGAAAAAATTAGACAAACACCACACCAGTTTGACGTGATTTTTACTGACTTAAATATGCCAGAAATGGATGGCATGGAGTTTATTCGCCAGTTAGGCGAACTAAAGTTCTCCGGCGCCATCATTATTATCTCTGAAATGGATGAGAAGATAATCGATTTAGCAACCAATTTAGCTCGGCAATCCAATGCCCATTTAATTGGCAATATTTCTAAGCCAGTGCAACTGGTTGATGTTGAGCGCATGCTGAAAAAAATGGCAACCTATACCACGGTTAAACGCAGCCACATTGAAAAAGTCAGTGAAAGTGATTTGTTGCAAGCCATTAGTAATAATGAGATCACCCCTTATTATCAACCCAAAGTGCATCGTGGTGAAAAAAAGATAAAAAGTGTCGAGGTGCTGGCTCGAATTGTTAAGAAATCAACTGGTAAAGTCATCTTACCGGATCACTTTATTGGTGTTGCCGAAGCAACTGACCTTATTAATATTATTACTTTTCAGCTGTTTGAGAAGGCAACGGATGAGTTTAAAGCAATAAAATCCGAACTAAATTACCCCATTAAGCTGGCCTTTAACCTCTCACCAGTGCAGCTCAATGATTTAAGTTGCCCTGATAAGCTGGCACTGATTTTAGAGATTAACCGCTTAAAACCCAGTGACATCATACTTGAGATCACAGAACATCAGCCCATGGATCAAGCCATTCAGCTCGAGACCATGAACCGCTTACGGATCCGCGGCTTTGATATTTCCCTCGATGACTTTGGCACTGGATTTACCAATATTCAGCAACTGAAATCGTTACCTTTTACCGAGATAAAAATAGATCGTTCACTGATAACCCAAGTCGAGTCCGATCGGTTTTCTCAAGTATTAATCGATAGCTTGATCGATATCGCACAAAACCAACAGCTCGATATTGTGGCTGAAGGCATTGAACGCGTTGAGGAGCTGCAGTATTTGGATAGGTATAAACACAGCTTGCTGATGCAAGGTTTTCTCATCAGCAAGCCTAAGCCGTTAGTCGAATTAGTGAGCTGGATACATTCATGGCAGCGAATGATTAATTCGAACTCTTAGTCTCTGAAGTCGTTTCTTCATCGCTGCTGAGCTCGGCTGCATCATCCATATCCACATCGGGC from Pseudoalteromonas sp. UG3-2 encodes the following:
- a CDS encoding AEC family transporter, whose amino-acid sequence is MSPIEILFPLIFIVLSGFISAKINFIPSQQLDGLRTFVFSLCIPTLLFTSMYQADLGSLATSTLLLTFYLPVASCFIAVYILLRRAVKTAKADAATLALAGTYSNTVLVGLPIILTALGKQAGAMVFMIITFHSAMLFSFTFLLATPKRNKLKVLKPLILNPIVLSISGGLVFNYLGISLPKLLTQGLEWLAKPAIPGALFILGASLVSYGVKGRLRSALGLSFIKLLLLPGLVYCLAQVVGLPLLETQVITLMSASPLGVNAYLVARQLDSQQPALAATVVLSTLLSMVSLTGWLYLII
- a CDS encoding short-chain fatty acid transporter, which encodes MLSKLTTPLTKLVEKYLPDPFVIVLLLTFVVLTLATLVTPATPIAVLESWGNGFWKLLTFAMQMLLVLLCGHMLAVTPLVSKALDRLAGMAKSPAQAILLTTWVAMLASWLNWGFGLVVGALFAKAIARKVAVDYRVLVASAYSGFIVWHAGFSGSIPLTIATPGHFSEASMGIVSTSETLFSPFNLLMLASIFIVLPILNRMMLPAPSQQVLVDKTKLTPPTRAKLTTDTPAAKLEHAAWIGILAGLVGLTYLIYYFVFAAGSLTLNSVIALFLFLAMLLHRTPANLLHSLQQAISGGAGIVIQFPFYAGIMAVMVDTGLAQQISQGFTAISNQTTLPLWSFLSAGLVNIFVPSGGGQWAVQAPIIIPAAQALDADIAKVAMAVAWGDAWTNLIQPFWALPVLAIAGLKARDMMGFCLVQLLVTGVILGALLLLPL
- a CDS encoding site-2 protease family protein; its protein translation is MNKLELSLGGKPVSIFFNQHQVVQVFVDGQAIAFDETSGCVYAEVAQQQLVLDTTQLPQGLLGVAIDDSAQQWLEVPNHAVKEKRSILGLAALGFKLFKSAKVVKAALAGASVAGYAWLFSWQFAVMLIACLVVHEYGHVWAMRYFNIKTKGIYLIPFVGGLAVSDDKITTRWQDVVISLMGPAFGLLTSVLGVVLYYITEMEIFAGVAVLSALLNLFNLLPILPLDGGHVLKSISFSMRSWLGLSACLMGVLLGLWISYVFGLALLVLFIIIGSVEILLEWRTRHNSHLLPLNRYAQVVAGLMYVLVMAGHIAVMMHFADSESVILSLPMTILSS
- a CDS encoding 2OG-Fe(II) oxygenase, giving the protein MSDFIRVYDNALSSEFCDEFVQTFEQSPHLKPGTTSGGVDLSKKVSHDLYLNSYPDYAKQLQHIQQVTAKHLFNYLEEHFFMLIGAFGLKVYHPKTGQPVDLTVDNFAEVGKPQLPVLAQQLFRLGPIQAQRYQVNKGGYPYWHSEVYPQHDHNEALHRILLFMFYLNDVEEGGETEFYYQNRKIAPKCGSMVIAPGYFTHTHRGNMPISNDKYILTSWVLFNRAEQLYGTPK
- a CDS encoding EAL domain-containing response regulator, with amino-acid sequence MSLAKYRTMVVDDSPAILVVMQAIMTELGIDHVTTCSSAVSAAEKIRQTPHQFDVIFTDLNMPEMDGMEFIRQLGELKFSGAIIIISEMDEKIIDLATNLARQSNAHLIGNISKPVQLVDVERMLKKMATYTTVKRSHIEKVSESDLLQAISNNEITPYYQPKVHRGEKKIKSVEVLARIVKKSTGKVILPDHFIGVAEATDLINIITFQLFEKATDEFKAIKSELNYPIKLAFNLSPVQLNDLSCPDKLALILEINRLKPSDIILEITEHQPMDQAIQLETMNRLRIRGFDISLDDFGTGFTNIQQLKSLPFTEIKIDRSLITQVESDRFSQVLIDSLIDIAQNQQLDIVAEGIERVEELQYLDRYKHSLLMQGFLISKPKPLVELVSWIHSWQRMINSNS
- a CDS encoding acyl-CoA thioesterase → MLSEKLMPRFSDTDVLGHINNTVLPVWFEAARTPIFKIFTPELDPKQWKLIVAKVEVTFKGELFYGQEVEIKTAIERIGNSSFVINQQAWQHGQCCAEGKTTMVRYDFAAKKAQALSDAEREALTAYLLES
- a CDS encoding YacL family protein, whose protein sequence is MEYQFIRDPISGFAVRCSDEHTLVARWLNDELSHQAAAQLLTTLQGFTPTTPELMIPGKEIRVTFTAQEAVFESHALFHDDEQLQCYQEDALAVDEAGLYAVCGYEDFIELLQQWVDFITARR